The following nucleotide sequence is from Silurus meridionalis isolate SWU-2019-XX chromosome 5, ASM1480568v1, whole genome shotgun sequence.
TACTTTGATGTGATTCCAGCTACAATCATGCCAATTTGATGTAACGGTTGTATTTCCTTGCCACATGCATGCTAATATTCTCAAAtgtctgtgtttgttgtttttcttttaaaataaacagtactttttttttcttcaggccAAAATTGTATTTTGAATATAATCTGTTCTAGATAATGCAGATCTATGATTCAATCACTTTGACTACtgaattgatttattgattaattctttactgcttatctgcatttttttcagtAGGTGACCATGAGGCTTGTGATCCTTGATGACTATGACTTGGCAAGTGAGTGGGCTGCCAAATACATCCGCAACCGTATTATCCAGTTTAAGCCCAGTGCAGAGAGATACTTTACTCTTGGTCTGCCCACAGGTACAGGAGTGCAAAATGGTCACATACAGCCTATACACCATAGTTCATGTTCTATGGCATCATTAACGAGATATTTCTCTATAAGTTTGTACATGAATTTTCCACCTTTGAAAAATTCTCTTAGGACTCTTAGGAATATTATGTTTTTCAGGAAGCACACCACTGGGCGTTTACAAGAAGCTGATTGAATATTACAAGAGTGGAGACATCTCCTTTAAATATGTGAAGACTTTTAACATGGATGAGTATGTTGGTAAGTTATAGAAGTACATATAATTCTATATTAAAAACAGTTGTTTTCTTAATACAAATAGATtacgttttttttatagtaCATTAAAATTAATCGTactataaatcttaaaaatgcAGTATTTATGAGCACTTATATTGTCTTGTAACTGCAGTTggctttatatttactttttgctTTTATGGTGAAATTAATCTTTGAATGACCAAAATAGATTTTCCTCTAATGAAAATGTTGCACTCGATGAAATTGAGAACAGAGGTAATACATAACAGTGTATATGAAATCTAATAGTGTTTTGAAGATAGAAGGAAATGCCCTCAGGAGGAATTAAAGGTGGAGTTACAAGTATTTAAAATTCGTATTTGCTTTTCCTAAGCACATCACTGACACCACACCACCATGTCTAACCAAATAGCTTAGTGTCTTTGAAAATGTCCTAAGAAGAATGCTAGCCTACTTTGAAactaggtatttcaggaagatgtTGACTGCTTGATGGCATTGATGGCTTGATCctaatagagaaaaaaatatttattgattccTCATCTAAAACCACATTTATCCTTTTTGAGGTTTTTGGATGACTGAGGCAGAAATACACCCTCATTATTACACCAGTTCATCATGGGGAATCACACACATTTGAATGTTCAACCTTAGTCAATTTAGAACCAGTGGGCAGTAACATCTCCACACAGGCAGTATGTACCTCAAAATATAGACCCTGAAATTGTGAGATGGCAATAGTGCCTACTGTGTGATCTGCGGATTAGCACTTAGTATTATTGTAGCAGTGCAATAATACTTCCAACACCAatccattttgtttacattacgCATTTATACtcccaggcaaaaaaaaaaaaaaatcaagctttTATTGGTCAGAAATTTAGCAAGAaatacatcttcttcttctttcggcttctcccattaggggtcaccactccatggatcatccgtctcttcctcttttcctccttcctggtggctccatcctcaaatttcttctaccgatataccccatgtccctcttctgcacatgtccaaaccatctcaatctcgcctccctcaccttgtctccaaaatatcctacatgcgctgtccctctaataaagtcatttctaatcctgtccatcctcatcactcccaacaaaaaactcaacatcttcagctctgctacctccagctccacctcctgccttttactcaatgccactgtctctaaaccatacaacatcgcaggtctccccacagtcctataaactttccctttcactcttgcagataccctactatcacaaatcactcttgccactcttctccacccactccacccttcctgcactcttttcttcacttctctaacacactctccattactttgcaatgttgacatcaggtacctgaactcctccaccttcaccacctcttttccctgcaactgcaccactccactgccctccctcacattcacacacatgtactctgtcttactcctactgactttcattcaccCTTCATTCCTCACCTCTacccctccaggctcttctaaacctgctccctactctcaccacaaatcacaatatcatccgcaatcgtagtccacggagactgctgtctgacctcgtccgtgaACCTGTCCATCTCcaatgcaaacaggaaagggctcagtgCCGATCCTTGATGAAGTTCAACCTCcgccttgaaccagtctgttgtttctactgcacactttactgctgtcacactgtcttcatacatgtgctgcatcaccctcacatacGTCTCTGACACACCTCAGAGACTTCCTCATACTCGTCGtactctttctctttatccacaaacacacaatgcaacttcttctgaccttctctatacttctccatcaacattctcaaagcaaataatgcgtctgtggtgctcttccagCTTAATACCTAGTCATTTTGCTCTTGACCCATTTTTTCTTGCCCAGGAGTTTACTTAAAACAACAATGACATTCTGTGTGTCTCTTGAGGGTTTTGGCTAATgagaaatgtattaatgtacGTCAGCCTCTGTCTCTGGTTTTCCACAACGCATACCGCATACAGAGGCCTATGGTGATATAGGATTTCCTAAACATTGTCTCAGTTTACCTCCCTGTCTTTCCTTATTTGCCCTCTTTGTATAGCGCAAGTAGAAATTGTGCAGAGGAAATTAATCtatccaaagaaaaaaaattaagcatacAAAAATGACTCAAGCATagtattttatgaaatattctTGCTATATTTAAATTACCAGAGATCAACATGATTAAAATACTCATGCCTAAAGCAGTTTTCTTCTTATTATGTGTGTCTTGTAGGCCTGCCTAGGGACCACCCGGAGAGTTACCATTCCTACATGTGGAACAACTTCTTCAAACATATTGACATCGAACCACAGAATACCCACATTTTGGATGGAAACGCAACTGACCTGCAGACTGAGTGTGACTTGTTTGAACAGAAGATAACAGCTGCTGGGGGCATTGAGTTATTTGTAGGAGGTGTGACCAGAGTTTATGCTAATTAATGAGGTTtggcacgtgtgtgtgtgtgtgtttgacaaataGCACAATCATactgtgtatatgtagtgtTTATGTACACTGAAGTCCTTAATTGgcatatatgtaaaaaaaaaatggtatgaGTTATAGCTATGTCATCTCTATGCAGCCCATAcatttctgggaaaaaaaaaacgttttggtCAGTGTTAGCAACTACTATTTAGTTTTAGCAAACTTGAATTTTTCTTATGAAAGAAAACATGACAGATATGCCTGTTATTAGAAAATATACCACCAGGTAATGTAATGAAGCCTGTCCTGAAGTGGTGttactgttagcacaaagtaaCAGCACAAACCAAATTGAGTTATTTCTTTTGCACTGCAGCATCTTGTCAAGAACAAGAAGTCATACTTGTagctgtttttacatttatacaatcaATGTTGAGGTTCctgttattaattacattattgCATAAACATTGTATTTGATTAAGCAGATTACTATAAACCTTTGATTTGAATTATATTCAGTGCTACGGTCTGCACTGCTGCTTTAGACAATTATTCTTCTAACAACTCAGATTTTATCATTGAACACCGCTATAcagtttaatataattaatataattacatttactactcaattctttttttggttttgttttggtaGGAATTGGACCAGATGGCCACATTGCCTTTAATGAACCAGGGTCCAGTTTGGTGTCAAGGACCCGAGTGAAGACACTGGCTAAAGACACAATAGTGGCCAACGCTCGCTTCTTTGGGAACGACTTGTCTAAAGTGCCCTCCATGACTCTCACAGTTGGCGTGGGCACTGTTATGGATGCTAGAGAGGTCAGAATCACTCATGGCcaaattaagcaaataatacaCAAAGCAATACTAAAAAAGAAGGACTGTTGCTTCCCACACTGGCTCCATTTAATCACTCAACAATAGTTTtaacatatattgtatatgcataatgattataatgatgtaAACTTATGCATCCTGCTAACAAGCTGTAATCTGATCATGTATGTAGGATCTTGTCACAGATACACTTCATGCTTCAGGAAAGCTGTataggaaagaaagaactatCCATGTGTTTATGTTGATTTATCTGATACATCATTTGATTACCACAATAACCATTAACATAACACTATATTTTAGTTGTTCTTAAAGCAATTTTTACTTGAATGTTTTTCTAGGTTATGATCCTGATCACAGGAGCACACAAAGCCTTTGCCTTATATAAGGCCATAGAAGAAGGGGTGAACCACATGTGGACTGTATCTGCATTCCAGCAGCATCCTCGTACCATCTTTGTGTGTGATGAAGATGCCACACTCGAGCTCAGGGTCAAGACTGTAAAGTACTTTAAAGGTATGTGAGTATTTAATCTCCATTTCATCATCCAGGGCAAGATAGTAATCATTACTAGGGTCAGGTATGCATAATTCCCTTTTCATTGAAGCTGATCGTATCAACTGAACATCATTTGTAAGTGTTTCTTTTCAGttgaaaatatataacattgaagctccataaaaatatagTATACATAACTGGACGCATACCATTTAATACTCACTATAGTAAGTTGCATCTCTCTTTGCATtgttataaacatatacagtgggtacggaaagtattcagaccacCTTaaattttcactctttgttatattgcagccatttgctaaaatcatttaagtttatttttcttcctcattaatgtacacatagcaccccatactgacagaaaaacacagaattgttgacatttttgcagatttattaaaaaagaaaaactgaaatatcacatggtcctaagcagttacagttactagttatttcattcaaaaagtaactcaattactttgttgattactttcaccaaaaagtaatgtgttactgttaaaagtaactttttagttacttaatttaaagaacgttctttaatgttcccattaatgcccttttatgcggtatggtctacaaacacaaaactgacttaaacacaaagtcattttgaacacttattaaagtcagaccagcacaaactgaatatatcacaaggatttctgaaataaataacaaaacaagctgaataatatattcacaatcaaaaattaaagtggcttctgcatcataaaagctgttgtgttgagctcttaaaaatgttcctttcacagcttaagtatgaaaactatcaacaatgtacaacagaacACTAGACAacaggttagcttctagctttgtccatgcatggagtttctggaggagcttcaacagactggagatgctgttttgtctttatgctcaactaaagtgaaataatgaacatatttccactttgagaaactcgtcttgctctcacctcgactcgccattactgctgcacagacctgaataaatggAGACACgtccacagtgcgtcttcttcgtgtttacagtgggttatccaccaatcctacaatgcgtcgctgctgtaaacaggttaggctgtaggctacacttcagccaaaattaattcatttaaaaaagtaatgggtaacgcaccatacggtaacggtaacagagttactttatttaaaaacagtattacagttacagtattagttactgtcaaaagtaacgcatAACctgttactgcccaacactggtcctaagtattcagaccctttgctcagtatttagtaaaagcacccttttgatctaatacagccatgagtctttttcacacctggatttggggatcctctgccattcctccttgcagatcctctccagttctggcaggttggatggtaaatgttggtggACGTGGAGCAGGAATTtgtaatgtaaaattatttggGAAAATCATCAAGCTAAAATAATCcatcaaacacaacaaaacacttcACTCTATTCTTGTTTTCTTCATGATTATGATCTTAATTTTTCTCAGTAGTTTAGTTTACATGTTTGATCAGCATAGATCTACATGCAAACTCCTTTTTCCTATAGAATTTCTTGTGGTAGATTATGCAGCATCTACAACGCTCCATTTTGCCCAAAACTAAAGATTCATTCCTCACAGTAAGCAGAAATGTTCTGCTCATTTCCAAATGCTTTCTCCTTACAGGGCTAATGCATGTCCACAATCAGCTGGTTGAGCCAACCCACAGCATGAAGGACTATAAGGATTAAGGACGAAGGCCCGGCAATATGTTGCGTCATAAGGGAATGAAGAGGATTTGCATCGGTTTGCAGTACTGGAACATGGTTTCAAAGCCCCCACGGCTCACAAAGGTGCCTGAAATATCGTGTAGACTACAGGTTTGCATCACATTAATGTTTACTTGCACAAAATGGCAAATGCAAACTTTTGTCTGCCAATTTGAAACTATTGTTGAAACCAGTATTATGAAAAaaagggggagggggggggggtagTTTTAAGTTTTGGTTCAAGTCTAAAGTTAATTCTGGCCTTGCACTGTTACTGAAGAAAGACCTCTTTTGTAAAACACCATTTAAATTCACTCCtttgttaaagaaaaattatttgttaataGTGTATTCAATGTGCCTTTAAGTGCTATTAATGTATTGAAATAAGGTCAAGACGTTTCATATATTTCAAAACGGCTATGGGTCAGGGGTAAATAACATTGTGTTCACCTTACGTCGAGGTCCTTTTTTTAAGTTACTTGACAAACAGTTATtgtatttaacacttttttttttttttttatcattttggaCATATGTTGGGAAAACATTAACTCAAGAACACAATCAGTGGAAGTGTTCATCATGGAAATTTCACTACAGGGTCCTTTCTGTAGCCCAGACATGGAGAAACACTGAATCTGCTAATTAATATACTGTTAATTTAAACGAAACACAAAGTTAAAGGCTGAATAGGCTAAATGACTTCCTACTCCCTATGTAGTGGCTTAAAATTATTCCATTTACACTCCGGtattactataatatatatatatatatatatatatatatatatatatatatatatatatatatatatatatatataataaatggtaCCATTTTAAACGAAACcttaatatatttgtttcagCCATGTAACCCAACACCTGCTTTTCTTTGTAATTTGCTTGTGCTTTGAAAGGACCATAGTGTGCAATGCTAGAGACCAAACCATCTCTGGAAACTTGATTGAAATATATTTGGGACCAGCATAAGTTGTGTTTTTCCCCCCTAAAATGATTTCCCAAATTATCTATATTGAGTGTATTTCAACTTGACTATTTGACAAACAGTGGCTCATAAAGCCTGATCCAGAAACCAGAAACATTTCAGCATCATAAATGTAACTGAGCCTATTTAGAACGAACATATATGTTGTTAGCTGATGTACACTCCTCCTTATCACTGTGTTGGCTATAGTTTTATTGTTAGCAAACCCATTTTACTTACTTTTCCTTCTAGTGTTTAGTTACTGCATGGAATGTTACTGTAGTTACTTTGTGTACGACTAAATTTATTTGTAGCGTTAGTGAACCTCAATATACTGATTTGATTAAAGTTCTATACTTGACAAAGCTGAGAGCAATTGTGTTAATGTTGTTAACAGATTTGAATCTCATTGGTAAATCTGCTGTTATCAGACTTTCATTTCAATACCAAATGctctttacatttctttaatgaATGATAATGTTTGATTGGATTAAAAATGCATATGAGTGAAGAACTATgtctggaaatgtttttttgtataccCTCTATTTTAAATGTCTCCCAAGTTATGAATTATTGTGTTCATGTGTTGTGTTATAGTGCGCATGGTGCCCTGCAATGACCCGATGTCCCAAAGGTGTATTTCACCCAAGCCCTAGCACTACTAGAAGACAGACCTTGAGTGTATTTCACAAAGAATTCAAAatgctttatttcatttttaatgccCTTAAGTGCACTCTTtcattccacccatatttacatttgaaatgagCATGTACTACATACTGTCAATCAGTACATTACACAATCCACAACTCGAAAATAAATACACGTTTCTTCTTTGGAGGTGTATGAAACAGAAGGCATCTGCTTTGATTCCTTTATTGTCTAAATTCAGCATCCTAGAAAGCAGGTACCGCTATAAAGCTACCTGTTCAAGAATCCTTACAACAAATTAAAGAGGACTAAGCCCAAAGGCCTGTAAAGCTAAAGTTTACTATTGgagacaaataaatataaaatactataaCAGTCACTTAATGTAACAATCATAAGGGTATCTGAAATTTCgtatttaaatatgtacaaattTATGATAAAGTATTGAAGTACAATAAAGTCAGTATTTtgcagtattatatatatatatatatatatatatatatatatatatatatatatatatatatatataagttgcACAGATGAACAATATCATGCTTTCATATAAAGGAGagttgtttatttatgaatgttttttttttttgcaggggGCCCTCTTGTGGTAAGTTACTTAAGTGGTATTAATGGAATGGCGCATGtagtatttaatttattttcacagGCTCCTACAGATGAtgggtaataaattaaacaacaaaGGACCAACCATATGCCAGCCTTagattttctttaaatacaGCCTCAGTATGTAGCATTTTCGGACATTTTCTACTTCCTTTTCAGTACATTAATGAAGGCTTCCTTTGGGACATCAATATTTCCGATCCGCCTCATTTTCTTCTTGCCTTCCGCTTGCTTTTTCAGCAGCTTCATTTTTCGTGTGATATCTCCACCATACTGTTAGAAACAATTGAATTTCTATTGGTGTCAAAGCCAAACGAATAAACCAATACCagtaggataaaaaaaaaacaaaggggCAAAGATGAGTCACTTACACACTTTGCTAGGACGTTCTTTCTGTATGCTTTGATCCTGCAAGAATATGCAGGAATGCAAATGTGACaaacatgtaaataatttatgtaaataataatttcaataaTTTACATCCCATTTCTTAATACGAGCACCATCACTCACGTTTCCCTGGCAATGATTTTGCTCCCGATGGCTGCCTGTACGGCGATCTCAAACATCTGCCTGGGGATGGATTCCTTCAGTCTTATGCACATGGCTTTTCCTGTGTTATAGGCCCGGTCTCTAAAAGCAGCAAGACAGCAAACGCTCTAATTAAATACATCTCTTTACTTCCACCATGCAATTTTTAACACCAGCAATAGTTTGTTATTTAAATGAGACAGCTCATGAATTACCCTTTACTCAAACATGTTTGTTTACACTGACTTTAAAAAGAGTGTTTATTATGCACAACTACGTAGCGTTCGCTGACTCTGCCGGCCATGCAAAAGCACCAGCTCACTTGTGAACGATAGTGGTGAGTTCTTCCACTGGGTTCCCATTAAGCAAGAAATCAATCTTAATCAGTTCAGCTGGTTCATAGCCAGCATCCTCGTAGTCAAAGCTGGAAAGGAGAAATTGCATTGCGGTGTGAAAATGCTGGATCAGTGTAAAACAACGGCTCAGTTCACAACTCTTTGCAGGGCTACGAAGGAACGGCTTGTACGGGCAAGTCAGTAACTTTACCTTGCGTATCCTGATGACATGGATTTAAGCTCATCGTAAAAATCGACCACGATTTCATTTAGAGGGAACAGGTACTGCATCATCACTCGATGGTCGTCGATGTAAACCATGTTCTTCTGAACAGCTCTGCGACTCTGAAAATAATAGTAACGTCAAGGATGAAAAAAGTAAACTAGACAATTGTGTGTTGAATAGACACATGTACACTATAACAGTCACTGCAAAATATTATACGTTCAGTAGGAAAGTAGGTTTATTATCAATGATTCCATAATAGATCAATAGCTTTGAACACTTAGCATTTTGTGAATTGTTtcaacaaatattatttattaatagtagaacagtaaagtaaagtaagtaaTCTTAATGAATTCTTTTAGAATTAATTCTAAATTGCATTGTGGTTTGGGTTCATATAAGCCAATGATACCTGACACAGACTCATGATCTTCCCAGTAAAGTCGTCAGGGCTGATGATAGTTCCCATTACCATGGGCTCCAGGTATTCCACCACAGAAGACTTCTCAGGGAAATGAATTGGGTTTACAATGGTGACCACCTCCTGTCCATACTCCTACTCAAAACAATAAGACAGTCCATTTATACTTCATCCACTACAACAACATATTACTTTTAGTtatgagtgtttttttatttctctttaaggatatattttactatatagCTCAGTATATCTATACATATGTATACACTTGAACACCgatatgtgcttgttgaacatcccatttcaacATCCCATTCTCACTTTGCAGCTATAATAACCTCCTCCACTATTCTGGAAAGGCTTTCAATTCGATTTTTAAGTGTGGCTGTTGTGCCCATATCAGCCACGAGAGCATTTTGTGTGGTCAGGcattgaagtaaaaaaatatatatattttgccatGTATTCACCCAGGCCATTTGAGTTCTTCATTCCAACCCCCTGTATTAAAATTGTActgctacagcatacaaagccATCCTTTACAATTTGGTGGTTATGACAGCATTTTGAGGACCAGAATCATAACGGTGATGGTCCCCACATAGGTTTGGTCAcatagtgttaaaaaaaaaataaagaaaataaagaaatgtcagTACCACAATCAGTCTTGAAGTGTAGTATTATACCTTTATGAGTTTGGGTGAGGCCAGGATAGTTTTGTACGGCACTGTTGGAGCTGTGACTATAACAGAGGCATTATATTCCTGCTCTAGACGTTGATTAAAGACCTCCATGTGCAACAGACCCAGAAAGCCCAGCCTGAGAGAACAAAAAAGATCCATGAGTTTCTTATAATTACTGCATTTATgccataatatttgtattataacaTGACAGTACAGGTGGTCAGTGAATCTAAACATTAAATCCAGACCTCCAGCCAGCCCCCAAAGCCAGACTGCTGTCTTTCTGCACCTTCACACTGGAGTCATTCAGAGTCAGCTTCTCCACCGCGCTGCGCAGTGAAGGATACTCCGACTGGTCTGTGGGGTATATACctatcacacatacatacacacacattgaatttaattaaaacagttggacataattaaataaaatggactTAGGATGGTCCTGCTTACTCTGAGAACATTCATTTGGAACGTTTCCTATTGCCTTATTATCTAAAAAGGTTTGAATGAACCCTACTCTGGATGTGGTGTAAACAAACTCACTGTATTTAATTACAGAAAGAGGCATCTGTCTAGTCACTGAACTGTTCtacagaggtaaaaaaaaaataaaaaaattcgtTTTGCATCCGTTTTGTAATTAATTTGGCGTTGATATCTACTCTGAAGTAAAAATGTGAGTATTATCACTATCACTGCAGGTCTAATGATGTCCTTTAAGCAATTAGcaaagaaattaattaatatatataatgcagtGTAACTCAGTACACttattgtgtataattataGCTTTTAAATGAAAGCTGTTTACCTGCAAAGACCATACATTTAGCAGCTTTAAAGCCAGGTAGTGCCTCCACTGGATGCTTTTGAAGATAGAATGTGTCTCCGATTTGAGCGTCTTTCACCTCCTTCATGCCGGCTATTACATAACCCACCTGTCCTGCAAAGCTTAGATCAAAAGTGAGAGTTAGggcacaaaataaatataacaaatctgtagtagagatttttttttagatgtaatCTGTGGATTAACCTGGTTTAGCTCCGGTTCTTATAGTGCATTTTGAAAGAAAGTTTGGCAAATGTACAGCcaaaaatgaaatgtacaaTGGCATATGAAATGTATACACTAAACTGTATTTATtgtgcataaaaaaagaaaatagatctCGTAGCTTGTAAGGGTTGCTTACAGTCTCTCTGTGGGTTGTTCATCTGGCCTCAGAATTCCCAGTTCATTGACCTCGTAAGTCTTTCCCAGATGGGCTGAGACAATTTTGTCCCCCTTACAGACCTGTCCACTAAACAAGGCGATACTGGCTACTACTCCTCTGTAGTGGTCAAAAGTCGAGTCAAAGACCAGGGCTTTAAACGGTTCCCCAAGCTTAGCTGTAGGTCTAAAAACAGAGTCAAGACAAAACCTTTCAAGATTAAGGAAATGTTTAGAAATGCacataaatgtgaatatatttcAACAGTTACCCCCTATGTGATTTGAAATGTACTAAACATTCTGTTTTCTAACAAAAATCAAATAGAAAATAGCAAAATACTCC
It contains:
- the gnpda2 gene encoding glucosamine-6-phosphate isomerase 2, translating into MRLVILDDYDLASEWAAKYIRNRIIQFKPSAERYFTLGLPTGSTPLGVYKKLIEYYKSGDISFKYVKTFNMDEYVGLPRDHPESYHSYMWNNFFKHIDIEPQNTHILDGNATDLQTECDLFEQKITAAGGIELFVGGIGPDGHIAFNEPGSSLVSRTRVKTLAKDTIVANARFFGNDLSKVPSMTLTVGVGTVMDAREVMILITGAHKAFALYKAIEEGVNHMWTVSAFQQHPRTIFVCDEDATLELRVKTVKYFKGLMHVHNQLVEPTHSMKDYKD
- the guf1 gene encoding translation factor Guf1, mitochondrial, whose protein sequence is MQLLLKPLSNVFLLAGLFRNVKICRIKRRSQGYTEACTLIRHRWIKTASNTQYLREFGSSAHEHNNDMSQFPVDKIRNFSIIAHIDHGKSTLADRLLEMTGAIAKTDRNKQVLDKLQVERERGITVKAQTASLFYKHEGQTYLLNLIDTPGHVDFSYEVSRSISACQGVLLIVDANEGIQAQTVANFYLAFEAQLTIIPVINKIDLKNADPERVEKQIEKMFDFPREECIRISAKLGTNVDQVLEEIVKRIPPPTAKLGEPFKALVFDSTFDHYRGVVASIALFSGQVCKGDKIVSAHLGKTYEVNELGILRPDEQPTERLFAGQVGYVIAGMKEVKDAQIGDTFYLQKHPVEALPGFKAAKCMVFAGIYPTDQSEYPSLRSAVEKLTLNDSSVKVQKDSSLALGAGWRLGFLGLLHMEVFNQRLEQEYNASVIVTAPTVPYKTILASPKLIKEYGQEVVTIVNPIHFPEKSSVVEYLEPMVMGTIISPDDFTGKIMSLCQSRRAVQKNMVYIDDHRVMMQYLFPLNEIVVDFYDELKSMSSGYASFDYEDAGYEPAELIKIDFLLNGNPVEELTTIVHKDRAYNTGKAMCIRLKESIPRQMFEIAVQAAIGSKIIARETIKAYRKNVLAKCYGGDITRKMKLLKKQAEGKKKMRRIGNIDVPKEAFINVLKRK